In Nicotiana tabacum cultivar K326 chromosome 21, ASM71507v2, whole genome shotgun sequence, one DNA window encodes the following:
- the LOC107768903 gene encoding uncharacterized protein LOC107768903: MAKRTALFILWVAAMLCLCWCWGEEAVENAKQRTNLATGEMKIEGEKFKQSAEEVMHNAKEKADSLGDWASGKFSQYQEDARDEAHGLMDRARDAVADAKDSISSTAYGTQREASQKASRMAGVASDKLGDAKNLASEKGNEAMDAAADIAHRATERGKHGAYGAYEFASEKAGDASDKAKEKAHDAYISDSDKVGNAMNTASDMAADAKEGTKHKASEAYEFASQKVDDAKGKAHDVYDSASDKAGHAMNTASDIAADAKEGTKHKASEAYDFASQKVGDAMNAASQMGSDAKGKMQDKTGQAMDKASEMAGDAKEMGKDNAYNAYGYASDKMNQAKDMASNSAVNAKDTMKDKASDAYDVAPSKTDQTIKMATDKAKDAKNTTTEVLADGKDNAFGKYEDAKSNVRETYKSAKDTMNEKAKEKYEAAKEKASDAAGNLGNKMRTRTTEL; this comes from the exons ATGGCGAAGAGGACAGCGTTGTTTATACTATGGGTGGCGGCGATGTTATGTTTATGTTGGTGTTGGGGGGAGGAAGCTGTGGAAAATGCCAAACAGAGAACAAATTTGGCAACTGGAGAAATGAAGATAGAAGGGGAAAAGTTTAAGCAAAGCGCCGAAGAAGTAATGCATAATGCTAAAGAGAAGGCTGATTCTTTGGGTGATTGGGCCTCTGGCAAATTCTCCCA GTATCAAGAAGATGCAAGAGATGAAGCCCACGGATTGATGGATAGAGCAAGAGATGCAGTAGCAGACGCTAAAGATTCTATCAGTTCAACCGCATATG GAACCCAAAGAGAAGCTTCTCAAAAAGCTAGCAGGATGGCAGGCGTGGCATCTGACAAATTAGGTGATGCGAAGAATCTTGCTTCGGAGAAGGGGAATGAAGCAATGGATGCAGCAGCTGATATTGCTCATCGTGCAACGGAGAGAGGGAAACATGGTGCATATGGTGCATATGAATTTGCATCGGAGAAAGCAG GTGACGCCAGCGATAAAGCCAAAGAAAAAGCTCATGATGCTTATATCTCTGACTCGGATAAGGTAGGGAATGCGATGAACACGGCCTCGGACATGGCAGCCGATGCCAAAGAAGGAACCAAACATAAAGCTTCTGAGGCCTATGAATTCGCCTCTCAAAAGGTGGATGACGCAAAAGGAAAAGCTCATGATGTTTATGACTCTGCCTCGGATAAGGCAGGGCATGCGATGAACACAGCCTCGGACATCGCAGCCGACGCCAAAGAAGGAACCAAACATAAAGCTTCTGAGGCCTATGATTTTGCCTCTCAGAAAGTGGGCGATGCCATGAACGCAGCTTCCCAAATGGGCAGTGACGCCAAGGGAAAAATGCAGGATAAGACAGGTCAAGCAATGGACAAGGCTTCAGAAATGGCGGGCGATGCCAAAGAGATGGGAAAAGATAACGCCTATAATGCTTACGGATATGCGTCTGATAAGATGAATCAAGCAAAGGACATGGCCTCTAATAGTGCTGTTAATGCAAAAGATACAATGAAAGATAAAGCATCCGATGCCTATGATGTCGCCCCGAGTAAGACTGACCAAACCATAAAAATGGCTACTGACAAGGCCAAAGATGCAAAAAACACAACCACGGAAGTATTGGCCGATGGGAAAGATAATGCTTTTGGCAAATATGAAGATGCAAAATCAAATGTTCGCGAAACTTACAAGTCCGCCAAGGATACCATGAATGAAAAAGCCAAGGAAAAGTATGAAGCTGCCAAAGAGAAGGCTTCAGATGCTGCAGGCAACCTTGGAAACAAGATGAGAACTCGCACTACAGAATTATGA
- the LOC107768905 gene encoding large ribosomal subunit protein uL6m-like, with amino-acid sequence MEAKFFRFLKTVGVGFKARAESEGRLLYLKLGNSHEAELTVPPAVRVFCFKPNVICCAGIDEERVHQFAASIRSCTPPEVYKGKGIMYVDEIIKKPQGKKSK; translated from the coding sequence ATGGAAGCTAAATTCTTTCGCTTTCTCAAGACTGTCGGAGTTGGTTTCAAGGCTAGGGCAGAATCCGAAGGTCGTCTCTTATACCTAAAGCTGGGTAATAGCCATGAGGCTGAACTGACTGTTCCTCCTGCAGTTCGTGTGTTCTGTTTCAAACCTAATGTCATCTGCTGTGCTGGGATTGACGAAGAGAGGGTACATCAATTTGCTGCTTCTATAAGGAGTTGTACACCTCCTGAAGTTTATAAAGGCAAAGGTATAATGTACGTTGATGAAATCATAAAAAAGCCGCAGGGGAAGAAATCAAaataa